From Nitrospinota bacterium, the proteins below share one genomic window:
- a CDS encoding ATP-dependent helicase, translating into MNVAEETAPVSPAEERTLADLNDAQLQAVTHGEGPLLIIAGAGTGKTRVITHRIAHLIATKRARPEEILALTFTEKAAAEMEERVDVLLPYGFTNVSISTFHAFGDRLLREHALELGLPPDVRLMTQAEQVIFLKERLFRLPLDYFRPLGDPTRYLQALVTLFSRCRDEDVSPDEYLEYAEGLRGQSAANPEDEALAESARREDELSRTYAAYYELKAEAGCIDFGDQVALPLALLRTHPTALQAYQERFRYILVDEFQDTNYGQFELVKLLAAGHRNVTVVGDDDQSIYKFRGAAISNILGFMDHYPEATTVVLAENYRSYEPILDGAYRLIRHNDPDRLEVRQGVDKRIVAGRGGGAAIRHHNFDTLSSESDFVARTIDEAVEGGELSYRDFAILVRSNNNADPFIRALNARAIPHRFSGTRGLYGRPEVRMAINFLRAVADVTDSMALYYLASSEAYSLSAVDLSRCMNYAKRINRPLHTILERLEAEPNLEEVSHESRATIAELLKDLSGYVELALRRSPGEVLYAFLQESGWIRRLARRASASAEEELGNLARFFNIVRSAEGVLRENRVPQFVKHLDLLMEAGDDPATAEADSDADAVNVLTVHRAKGLEFPVVFLVSLVEGRFPWSRRSEAIPLPDALVKDLLPEGDFHIQEERRLFYVGMTRARDELHLTSAEDYGGVRRRKVSRFVLEALDLARDTVAVTRVDPLEAIQQHAPGETAEPVALSPIPDDEVIKLSFRQIDDYLTCPLKYKYVNILRVPILRHHAVAYGTAIHAGVAEYNRRKAAGRPVEPDDLIRAFEGAWSSEGFLTLEHEELRLDEGRRTLQRFFADEEARGRRPTLVEKEFSFMLGTTRVVGRWDRVDETPEEAVIIDFKSSQVREQTKADKQAAKSLQLSIYAMAYRSAFGRLSDAVEFHFLESGLVGRAVKTDEELAAVEEQIDEAARGIRARRYEATPTFQACRFCAYNEVCPYTATAST; encoded by the coding sequence ATGAACGTGGCTGAAGAGACCGCTCCTGTCAGCCCCGCCGAGGAGCGCACCCTCGCCGATCTCAACGACGCCCAACTCCAAGCGGTGACGCACGGCGAGGGCCCGCTGCTCATCATCGCCGGGGCCGGGACGGGCAAAACCCGCGTCATCACGCACCGAATCGCCCACCTCATCGCCACCAAGCGGGCCCGGCCAGAGGAGATTTTGGCCCTTACCTTCACAGAGAAGGCCGCCGCCGAGATGGAGGAGCGGGTCGATGTTCTGCTGCCGTACGGCTTCACCAACGTCTCGATTTCGACCTTCCATGCCTTTGGGGACCGGCTGCTCCGAGAACACGCCCTGGAGCTCGGCCTACCCCCCGACGTCCGCCTGATGACGCAGGCCGAGCAGGTCATCTTCCTCAAAGAACGCCTCTTTAGGCTTCCTCTGGATTACTTTCGGCCGCTGGGGGACCCCACCCGTTACCTCCAGGCCCTGGTGACCTTATTCAGCCGATGCCGCGACGAAGACGTCTCGCCCGATGAATACCTCGAATACGCTGAGGGCCTTCGCGGGCAAAGCGCCGCAAATCCCGAAGACGAGGCCCTCGCCGAGTCGGCCCGGCGCGAGGACGAGCTCTCCCGCACCTACGCCGCCTATTACGAGCTCAAGGCCGAGGCCGGGTGCATAGACTTCGGCGACCAGGTGGCCCTCCCCCTGGCACTTCTTCGGACGCACCCGACGGCGCTCCAGGCCTATCAAGAGCGCTTCCGCTACATCCTGGTAGATGAGTTTCAGGATACAAACTACGGCCAGTTCGAGCTTGTGAAGCTTCTGGCGGCGGGCCACCGCAACGTGACCGTCGTTGGCGACGACGACCAGTCCATCTACAAGTTTCGCGGGGCGGCCATCAGCAACATCCTAGGCTTCATGGACCACTACCCCGAGGCCACGACCGTCGTCCTCGCCGAAAACTATCGTTCCTACGAGCCGATCCTCGACGGGGCCTACCGTCTCATCCGCCACAACGACCCCGACCGGCTGGAGGTCAGGCAGGGGGTGGACAAACGCATCGTCGCCGGCCGGGGCGGTGGGGCGGCTATCCGTCACCACAACTTCGACACCCTCTCGTCCGAAAGCGACTTCGTAGCCCGCACCATTGATGAGGCTGTTGAGGGGGGTGAGCTTAGCTACAGGGACTTCGCTATCCTCGTCCGCTCCAATAACAACGCCGACCCCTTCATACGAGCCTTAAACGCAAGGGCCATCCCGCACCGGTTTAGCGGCACCCGGGGCCTCTATGGACGCCCGGAGGTGCGGATGGCCATCAATTTCCTTCGCGCCGTGGCCGACGTGACCGACTCCATGGCCCTCTATTATCTGGCGAGCTCCGAGGCTTACAGCCTCTCAGCCGTAGACCTTTCCAGGTGCATGAACTATGCGAAGCGGATCAACCGGCCTCTCCATACCATCTTAGAGCGGCTGGAGGCGGAGCCTAATCTGGAGGAGGTCTCGCATGAGAGCAGGGCCACGATCGCGGAACTCCTCAAAGACCTCTCGGGCTACGTAGAGCTCGCTCTAAGGCGGTCTCCGGGCGAGGTCCTTTACGCTTTTCTCCAAGAGAGCGGCTGGATACGTCGCTTGGCCCGCCGCGCCTCCGCCTCAGCCGAGGAGGAGCTCGGCAACCTGGCTCGCTTCTTCAACATCGTACGTAGCGCCGAAGGGGTTCTCAGGGAAAACCGGGTGCCCCAGTTCGTCAAACACCTGGACCTTCTGATGGAAGCGGGCGATGACCCCGCAACAGCCGAGGCCGACTCTGACGCCGACGCCGTCAACGTCCTGACCGTCCATCGGGCCAAGGGCTTGGAGTTTCCCGTCGTTTTTTTGGTGAGCCTCGTAGAAGGGCGTTTTCCATGGTCCCGGCGCTCGGAGGCCATCCCGCTGCCCGACGCCCTGGTGAAAGACCTCCTGCCCGAGGGGGATTTTCATATTCAAGAGGAGCGCCGCCTCTTCTACGTGGGAATGACGAGGGCCAGGGACGAGCTACATTTGACCAGCGCCGAGGACTACGGGGGGGTGCGCCGCAGGAAGGTGAGCCGTTTCGTTCTCGAAGCCCTCGACCTTGCGCGCGACACGGTCGCCGTCACCCGGGTTGATCCCTTGGAGGCCATTCAACAGCACGCGCCCGGTGAGACGGCAGAGCCGGTGGCCCTGAGCCCGATTCCCGATGATGAGGTCATCAAGCTGAGCTTCAGGCAGATCGACGATTACCTTACATGTCCGCTTAAGTACAAGTACGTCAATATCTTACGGGTGCCTATCTTGCGGCACCATGCGGTCGCCTACGGTACGGCAATCCACGCTGGCGTGGCCGAATACAACCGCCGCAAAGCGGCGGGGCGCCCTGTGGAGCCGGACGACCTCATCAGGGCCTTCGAGGGAGCGTGGTCGAGCGAGGGGTTCTTGACCCTGGAGCACGAAGAGCTCCGTCTGGACGAGGGCCGCCGGACTCTCCAGCGCTTCTTCGCCGACGAGGAGGCTAGGGGCAGGAGGCCGACCTTAGTTGAAAAGGAGTTCAGCTTCATGCTTGGGACCACACGTGTCGTCGGCCGCTGGGATCGGGTGGACGAGACCCCCGAAGAGGCGGTCATCATTGATTTTAAGTCCTCCCAGGTCCGTGAGCAGACTAAGGCAGACAAGCAGGCGGCTAAGAGCCTCCAGCTCTCCATCTACGCTATGGCTTATCGCTCCGCCTTCGGTCGATTGTCCGATGCCGTGGAGTTCCACTTTTTAGAGAGCGGCCTGGTGGGCCGAGCGGTGAAGACCGACGAGGAGCTTGCCGCGGTAGAGGAGCAAATTGACGAGGCTGCCCGGGGCATTCGGGCCCGCCGTTACGAGGCCACACCCACATTCCAGGCATGCCGCTTCTGCGCCTACAACGAGGTCTGCCCCTATACGGCCACGGCCTCAACGTGA
- a CDS encoding AAA family ATPase, whose product MILERLELERVRRFSPRFACNFGPGLNAVVGPNESGKSTIFKSLEAALFWDPKSSREEVRSLYAWGDERPFAIRLHFRSGDLNYRLWKDFHSKEILLEEQPTGKVWRDAKSALGQIEDLLGMKTPEVFAASAAVAQGQLVLPERGKGRKALEEALANAMTGGGEGGGAERAIELLDKNIQNLTIGLKDKAYKTPGPIKAAEERLASLQGRYREVALIYAQRVSDQRALKAAERELLEVAGALDAKQSLLAVETERRKLQDSLNEHKERYSEIERRHWAFEKNAQGVREADKALEGLGSAALLEAGGLTALRGALERRDILTTSLKEARKALKDTPVPSLWGQALLGVLGIAALLAPSMVSPWLKLGATVLGAVALAVATWLWYRRAVARRVLGDRRAEATRREAELEEVEERLGELSHRAGVTSPEETLRRAEKAARIRDERERLLSEREGLLGGRSAEALGAERSELLRKMAVLEERLSEERFGGPALDPEKFAEIGMESEKLAVSRDKLTKQVDRLMTILEISFDQSEGLAELEEAIDAAEREFNRHRRSLQVRELAKTALEESRQAAIGPAAKRFQEILGRYVSKMSVGRYTEVRLGTTLSALEVLGPEREDFVRSQELSFGAAEQLLLAARLTLTELLAGNKRTPLLLDEPFGSFDERRLGATMKLLSSIAQQRQVILFTHHEAVASVCDHVVVLPPPSGSS is encoded by the coding sequence GTGATTCTGGAGCGGCTGGAGCTGGAGAGGGTGCGGCGCTTCTCCCCACGCTTTGCCTGCAACTTCGGGCCGGGGCTCAACGCCGTCGTGGGCCCAAACGAGTCGGGCAAATCCACCATCTTTAAATCCTTGGAGGCAGCCCTATTCTGGGACCCAAAGAGTTCGCGGGAGGAGGTCCGTTCGCTTTACGCCTGGGGCGACGAGAGGCCCTTCGCCATCCGACTCCATTTCCGCTCAGGCGATCTCAACTATCGGCTCTGGAAGGATTTCCACAGCAAGGAGATCCTCCTCGAAGAGCAGCCGACGGGAAAGGTATGGCGGGATGCCAAGTCGGCCCTCGGCCAAATCGAGGATCTCCTCGGCATGAAGACCCCAGAGGTCTTCGCCGCATCGGCCGCTGTGGCCCAGGGCCAGCTCGTCCTGCCGGAGCGAGGAAAGGGTCGAAAGGCCCTGGAGGAGGCATTGGCTAATGCGATGACCGGCGGAGGAGAAGGAGGCGGCGCAGAACGGGCCATCGAGCTCCTCGACAAGAATATTCAGAACTTAACTATAGGCCTGAAGGATAAGGCCTATAAGACCCCCGGCCCGATTAAGGCGGCCGAGGAGCGGCTGGCAAGCCTCCAGGGGCGATACAGAGAGGTGGCTTTGATCTACGCCCAGAGGGTTTCGGACCAAAGAGCCCTGAAGGCCGCCGAACGGGAGCTCTTGGAGGTTGCAGGCGCCCTCGATGCGAAGCAGTCCCTGCTGGCCGTTGAGACCGAACGTCGGAAGCTCCAGGACTCTCTTAATGAGCACAAAGAGCGGTATTCTGAAATCGAAAGGCGGCATTGGGCTTTTGAGAAAAACGCCCAGGGAGTCCGGGAGGCCGATAAGGCCCTCGAGGGGCTCGGCTCGGCTGCCCTTCTTGAGGCCGGAGGCCTCACGGCGCTACGGGGGGCGCTGGAACGTCGCGACATCCTTACCACCTCGCTTAAAGAGGCCCGGAAAGCCCTCAAGGATACGCCCGTTCCGAGCCTCTGGGGCCAGGCGCTTTTGGGAGTTTTAGGCATCGCTGCTCTGCTGGCTCCGAGCATGGTGAGCCCTTGGCTGAAACTAGGGGCAACGGTTCTGGGGGCCGTTGCCCTGGCCGTCGCCACCTGGCTCTGGTACCGCAGAGCAGTGGCAAGGCGGGTGCTAGGTGACCGTCGGGCTGAGGCGACCAGGCGAGAGGCGGAGCTGGAGGAGGTGGAAGAGAGGCTCGGCGAGCTCTCGCACCGGGCGGGAGTGACCTCGCCCGAAGAGACTCTCCGCCGGGCCGAGAAGGCGGCCCGCATCAGGGATGAGCGGGAGAGACTTCTCAGCGAACGCGAAGGTTTGCTCGGAGGACGGTCTGCGGAGGCCCTAGGGGCGGAGCGGAGTGAGCTTCTACGGAAGATGGCCGTTTTAGAGGAGCGATTGAGTGAGGAGCGCTTCGGCGGGCCGGCCCTCGATCCGGAAAAATTTGCGGAAATTGGGATGGAATCTGAGAAACTCGCTGTCAGTCGGGACAAGCTCACGAAGCAGGTTGACCGCCTGATGACGATACTCGAGATCTCATTCGATCAGTCCGAAGGCCTGGCCGAGTTGGAGGAGGCCATTGATGCGGCCGAACGCGAGTTCAATCGTCACCGAAGGAGCCTTCAGGTGCGAGAGTTGGCCAAAACCGCCCTGGAGGAGTCTCGCCAGGCGGCGATAGGGCCAGCCGCGAAACGGTTTCAGGAGATTCTCGGCCGTTATGTGTCCAAAATGAGCGTGGGGAGATATACGGAGGTCAGGTTGGGGACGACCCTGTCGGCCCTCGAAGTGCTGGGTCCCGAGCGGGAGGATTTCGTGAGGTCCCAGGAGCTTAGTTTCGGCGCGGCCGAGCAGCTTCTCTTGGCTGCCCGCCTGACGCTGACGGAGCTATTGGCGGGCAATAAGCGGACACCGCTGCTGCTCGATGAGCCGTTCGGCTCCTTTGATGAAAGGCGCCTCGGGGCTACCATGAAGCTGCTCTCCTCCATCGCCCAGCAGCGCCAGGTCATTCTTTTCACTCACCACGAGGCGGTCGCGTCGGTCTGCGACCACGTGGTGGTTCTCCCTCCCCCAAGCGGGTCATCCTAG
- a CDS encoding Lrp/AsnC family transcriptional regulator: MDRIDRQILEILQQDGRRTNLDIAQSVGLSAPSVSERIKKLTQKGYIKRYVALLDPKLVHRDTTAFISVMISQPTYAQRFIEAIEGLAEVLECHHITGEYSYLLKVRTCDTDSLGEVISNHIRSIEGVTGTRTYVVLGTVKEETALDLSGVGPGVD, encoded by the coding sequence ATGGACCGAATCGATCGCCAGATTCTCGAGATTCTCCAGCAAGATGGGCGCCGGACGAACCTCGACATTGCACAATCGGTCGGTCTATCCGCTCCATCCGTCTCCGAAAGAATTAAAAAGCTTACCCAGAAGGGGTACATCAAGCGCTACGTGGCGCTCCTAGACCCCAAATTGGTCCATAGGGATACCACAGCCTTTATTAGTGTGATGATTTCCCAGCCCACTTACGCCCAGAGATTCATTGAGGCGATCGAGGGCCTGGCCGAGGTCCTGGAATGCCACCACATCACCGGGGAGTACTCTTACCTCCTTAAAGTCCGAACTTGCGACACCGACTCGCTCGGCGAGGTCATCTCCAACCATATTCGCTCCATCGAAGGGGTCACGGGCACCCGGACCTATGTCGTCTTGGGAACGGTCAAGGAGGAGACGGCCCTCGACTTAAGCGGTGTAGGACCTGGGGTCGATTAG
- a CDS encoding GrdX family protein has translation MRIFTNNPLVLQHYPEARLLEGPPMNVLEVVRDAVHKGHRFLLHPKLGNLRPSQAFFRSFVLSARPGGDGEPTSITMLENALEALRGFGPPPSPPERVTAGLQAIDFELLSTGIRRLHPSHSTSNGRDNPCA, from the coding sequence GTGCGGATCTTCACTAACAACCCTCTTGTCCTCCAACACTACCCCGAGGCCCGCCTGCTCGAGGGACCGCCCATGAACGTCTTGGAGGTCGTCAGGGACGCCGTCCATAAGGGGCACCGCTTTCTTCTCCACCCAAAGCTCGGAAACCTTAGGCCGAGTCAGGCCTTTTTCCGCTCCTTCGTCCTCAGCGCTCGCCCTGGTGGCGACGGAGAACCCACCTCCATTACGATGCTCGAGAACGCTCTGGAGGCGCTCCGGGGTTTCGGACCCCCGCCGTCCCCGCCTGAGCGGGTGACGGCAGGCCTTCAGGCAATAGATTTCGAGCTCCTTTCAACAGGCATTCGACGCCTCCACCCTTCTCATTCCACTTCAAATGGGAGAGACAATCCATGCGCTTAG
- the gcvH gene encoding glycine cleavage system protein GcvH — translation MEIPGKLLYSQEHTWARDRNGKCFVGITAYAQDQLGEIIYVELPALGDNVEEGNSFGVVESLKAVNDLHAPISGEVLEVNGALEDGPELVNSDPYGGGWMIAVAIADDAELKNLMTAEQYKSLIEEE, via the coding sequence GTGGAAATTCCCGGAAAACTGCTCTATAGCCAGGAACACACATGGGCACGGGATCGAAATGGAAAGTGTTTCGTTGGGATTACAGCCTACGCTCAAGACCAGCTCGGAGAGATTATCTATGTTGAGCTTCCCGCGCTCGGCGATAATGTCGAGGAAGGGAATTCGTTTGGGGTGGTTGAATCGCTCAAGGCGGTCAACGACCTACACGCGCCAATCTCGGGCGAGGTTCTGGAAGTCAATGGGGCTCTGGAGGATGGGCCGGAGCTCGTTAACAGCGACCCCTACGGCGGGGGCTGGATGATAGCGGTTGCTATCGCCGATGACGCCGAATTGAAAAACCTGATGACGGCTGAGCAGTACAAGAGCCTTATCGAAGAGGAGTAA
- a CDS encoding DNA-3-methyladenine glycosylase has product MKQLSSSFYQGETLKVAEGLLGSVLVHETEEGRVSGRIVECEAYIGEDDPACHASRGRTARNGIMYGPPGLAYVYFTYGMHYLLNAVTEPEGFPAAVLIRAVEPLEGLELMAARRGSAKNVRLLTSGPARLTQAFGITKAQNGSDLAAGPIYIYQDRPPTEAEVVWTGRIGIRHATERPWRCYLAESPYVSKR; this is encoded by the coding sequence ATGAAGCAATTGTCTAGCTCCTTTTACCAGGGGGAGACTCTCAAGGTGGCCGAGGGGCTCTTGGGGTCGGTTCTCGTCCATGAGACGGAGGAGGGGAGGGTGTCCGGACGCATCGTTGAGTGCGAGGCCTATATAGGCGAGGACGATCCCGCCTGCCACGCCTCCCGTGGCCGGACGGCCAGAAACGGAATCATGTACGGCCCGCCCGGGCTTGCCTACGTCTACTTCACCTACGGAATGCACTACCTTCTAAATGCCGTAACCGAGCCAGAGGGTTTTCCGGCGGCGGTTCTCATTCGGGCGGTCGAGCCCCTGGAGGGCCTGGAGCTCATGGCGGCCCGCCGCGGCAGCGCAAAAAACGTCCGTCTGCTGACCAGCGGCCCGGCCCGCCTCACTCAGGCATTCGGCATCACCAAGGCTCAAAACGGCTCCGACCTCGCGGCGGGGCCTATTTACATCTACCAGGATCGCCCCCCAACGGAGGCTGAGGTCGTATGGACGGGCCGCATCGGCATCCGCCACGCCACGGAGAGGCCCTGGCGGTGCTATCTGGCGGAGAGCCCATATGTGTCCAAGCGGTAA
- a CDS encoding glycine/sarcosine/betaine reductase component B subunit: MRLEVGKVYIRDVQFGDNTQVIGGTLIIDREELCRQAQGDDNRILGVGVELAHPGESTRIMPVKDVIEPRVKVDGPGGVFPGFVSGVQTVGSGRTLALKGCAVVTVSQIIAFQEGIIDMEGPGAELSSFSKLHNIVLLFDFKDDIAPSEKETAVRLAGLRAAAYLGEAAREVSPDEVAGYEAPALSEALTAFPGLPKVAFVYMLQSQGLLHDTYVYGVDAKTILPSIISPTEAMDGAIVSGNCVSACDKNTTYHHLNNPVIEELYERHGEELNFVGVIITNENVTLADKERSSDYAAKLVGMLGVDGAIISEEGFGNPDTDLIMICNKVEQRGIRTVLMTDEFAGRDGASQSLVDASKLADAVVSSGNANATITLPPMKRIIGHIESADVLAGGYAGCLADDGSITVELQAIVGATNILGYERLSAIGM; this comes from the coding sequence ATGCGCTTAGAGGTAGGAAAGGTTTACATCCGAGATGTCCAGTTTGGTGACAACACTCAGGTGATCGGCGGGACGCTCATCATCGACCGGGAAGAGCTCTGCCGCCAGGCTCAAGGGGACGACAACCGCATCCTCGGCGTCGGAGTCGAGCTCGCCCACCCGGGGGAGTCCACCCGCATCATGCCGGTTAAAGATGTAATCGAACCCAGGGTGAAGGTGGACGGACCCGGAGGGGTCTTCCCGGGCTTCGTCTCGGGGGTTCAGACCGTAGGAAGCGGCAGGACCCTGGCCCTAAAGGGTTGCGCTGTTGTCACTGTAAGTCAAATCATCGCCTTCCAGGAAGGCATCATCGACATGGAGGGCCCTGGGGCGGAACTCTCCTCTTTCTCGAAACTCCACAACATCGTCCTGCTGTTCGATTTCAAGGACGATATCGCGCCCAGCGAAAAAGAGACGGCCGTTCGGCTGGCGGGCCTCAGGGCGGCGGCTTACCTGGGCGAGGCCGCGCGCGAAGTTTCTCCAGACGAGGTGGCCGGCTACGAAGCGCCTGCTTTGTCTGAGGCCCTGACGGCTTTTCCTGGGCTCCCAAAGGTCGCCTTCGTCTACATGCTCCAGAGCCAGGGGCTCCTTCACGATACCTACGTATACGGCGTCGATGCGAAGACCATTTTGCCGAGCATAATAAGCCCGACGGAGGCCATGGACGGAGCCATAGTCAGCGGCAACTGCGTGTCGGCCTGTGACAAGAATACGACCTATCACCACCTGAACAACCCGGTCATCGAGGAGCTCTACGAGCGCCATGGCGAGGAGCTCAACTTTGTGGGCGTGATCATAACCAACGAGAACGTCACCCTCGCCGATAAGGAGCGCTCCAGCGACTATGCGGCCAAGCTCGTTGGGATGCTCGGCGTCGACGGCGCCATCATCTCTGAAGAGGGCTTTGGCAACCCCGACACCGACCTCATTATGATTTGCAATAAGGTTGAGCAGCGGGGCATCAGGACGGTCTTGATGACCGATGAGTTCGCTGGCCGCGACGGCGCCTCTCAGAGCCTTGTCGATGCCAGCAAACTGGCCGATGCGGTGGTCTCGTCCGGAAACGCAAATGCGACGATCACCCTGCCTCCCATGAAGCGGATAATCGGGCATATAGAGAGCGCAGACGTTTTGGCTGGCGGATATGCAGGTTGCTTGGCGGATGACGGCTCAATCACGGTGGAGCTGCAGGCCATCGTGGGGGCTACAAACATCTTGGGATACGAACGGCTCTCGGCGATCGGCATGTGA
- a CDS encoding DNA repair exonuclease — translation MGRPITLLHTADVHLGASFPYLGPRGKDHRRQVSETFKRMAEEALSRRVDLFLVAGDLFDSAAPSKGSVELALAELRRLGEAGITVALAPGTHDHDGPDSIWRLVPFEEKVPGLQLLIGEEVVERMIPALGLTLIARPNTTNASPESPMRGVNGKGREGLVVGVAHGSVALGDLLGEGDFPIAPGEIASSGLNYLALGHWHKPADYSRGGVTAWYCGSPEVLYPKDAGAGRVLLVTINEQETVVESLEVGRCRTENLTLSIEEHPEASTLEAAIRSLADPDSMLDVRLIGLKPLDCSWTTHTLEEMEEVLAPHFYFLRITDGAHSRLEAEALDRHPEATVAGRFVRFMAKRLGSAKGDDERRVVEEALQVGLALLDGREGVLE, via the coding sequence ATGGGCCGACCCATAACCCTGCTCCACACGGCGGATGTCCACCTGGGGGCGTCCTTCCCCTACCTGGGGCCCAGGGGCAAAGACCACCGGCGCCAGGTTTCGGAGACCTTTAAGCGAATGGCGGAGGAGGCGCTGTCGCGCCGGGTGGATCTCTTTCTTGTGGCGGGAGACCTCTTCGACTCGGCGGCCCCGTCTAAGGGCAGCGTGGAGCTAGCCCTGGCGGAGCTTAGACGTCTGGGAGAGGCGGGGATTACCGTAGCCCTGGCCCCCGGAACTCACGACCACGATGGGCCCGACTCGATTTGGCGGCTTGTGCCCTTTGAAGAGAAAGTCCCGGGGCTCCAGCTCCTCATCGGTGAGGAAGTGGTGGAGCGGATGATTCCCGCTTTAGGGCTGACCCTCATTGCCCGGCCCAACACGACCAACGCCTCGCCGGAGAGTCCTATGAGAGGGGTGAATGGTAAGGGGCGAGAGGGGCTCGTCGTCGGCGTGGCCCACGGCTCGGTGGCGCTTGGCGACCTGCTTGGGGAGGGCGACTTCCCAATCGCACCGGGGGAGATTGCCTCGAGCGGCCTCAACTACCTGGCGTTGGGCCACTGGCATAAACCGGCCGACTACTCCCGGGGCGGGGTAACCGCCTGGTATTGCGGCTCCCCGGAGGTGCTGTATCCCAAAGATGCCGGGGCCGGTCGGGTGCTCCTGGTCACCATCAATGAGCAAGAGACTGTCGTCGAGTCCCTAGAAGTGGGCCGGTGTCGGACCGAAAACCTCACCCTGTCGATTGAGGAGCATCCCGAGGCTTCAACTCTTGAGGCGGCCATTCGCAGCCTGGCCGACCCGGACAGCATGCTCGACGTCAGGCTCATTGGTCTGAAACCCCTCGATTGCTCCTGGACGACCCACACGCTCGAAGAGATGGAGGAGGTCCTTGCGCCCCATTTCTACTTTTTGCGCATAACGGATGGCGCGCATTCTCGCCTTGAGGCGGAGGCGCTCGACCGCCATCCTGAGGCCACGGTGGCCGGCCGATTCGTCCGGTTCATGGCAAAGCGCCTCGGCTCAGCCAAAGGCGATGATGAGCGGCGTGTCGTGGAGGAGGCGTTACAGGTAGGCCTGGCCTTGCTCGATGGGCGAGAGGGGGTACTGGAGTGA
- a CDS encoding isochorismatase family protein yields MRRKELLIPASPGTPTPALIPEGDPPSMDRHPFIISSERSAFIIIDFQANLIKAMDQQLLKERLVNVHKLIALAKTFNVPILVTEQYPQGLGPTEETVSEALPVYEPLVKDTFSAGIDAPTLEAISQTGATDLVVLGAEAHVCVLQTALDLIHRGYVCHVVEDAVISRREEDCKAGIALARQAGALIKSTEMVCFEMLERVGTDDFKTMLRWIK; encoded by the coding sequence ATGAGAAGAAAAGAGCTTCTCATCCCTGCCTCGCCTGGAACGCCGACGCCAGCCCTAATCCCTGAGGGGGACCCGCCGTCCATGGACCGTCACCCCTTTATCATATCTTCCGAGCGAAGCGCCTTCATTATCATCGATTTTCAGGCGAACCTCATCAAAGCCATGGACCAACAGCTTCTCAAGGAGCGCCTGGTCAACGTCCATAAGCTCATCGCCTTGGCCAAGACTTTCAACGTACCGATCCTCGTCACCGAGCAGTACCCTCAGGGGCTCGGCCCAACCGAGGAGACCGTCTCAGAGGCATTGCCCGTCTACGAGCCCTTGGTCAAGGATACCTTCTCGGCGGGGATAGACGCTCCCACGCTGGAGGCGATCTCACAGACCGGCGCCACCGACCTCGTGGTCCTTGGAGCGGAGGCCCATGTCTGCGTGCTCCAGACGGCCCTCGATCTGATTCATCGAGGTTACGTCTGCCATGTGGTGGAGGATGCCGTAATCTCCCGGCGAGAGGAGGACTGTAAAGCCGGCATCGCTCTGGCCCGGCAAGCCGGGGCTCTAATCAAGTCCACCGAGATGGTTTGTTTCGAAATGTTGGAGCGGGTCGGCACGGATGATTTCAAGACTATGCTCCGTTGGATAAAGTAG